The genomic interval aatgaaatacaagtagatgtgcgtcaagacatgcataaaagtgtatataacctaTGCACATCAATAATAAAGTTACCGAAACTAATAGAAATAAAAGTCGTTCGCCAATTGTCGGAGTAGTGTAGGAGAGAGCATCAGTTGTTCATTCTTGATCTTGgaattgttgttattgttgttcgaagctgctggtcgaccctccttttatagtcaaGCTAGACTTGATCTAGATCCACTAATACAGGAATACATGATCAGTCTTTGACTCGAagctaatcgattgaccaatccaagtgttcggtcgaccgaaccctctgaaCCTGCCCAACTTCTCATCCACATGCTTCTGCTCGAATAAGAGTCCTCATTTGGTTGATTGATCTTTGCGCTCGGTCAACAGATCCCCAGCTTCGATCAACCCAATCTGAAGGTAATCcacattcggtcgactgaacctccctaTCCGGTTGACTGATCCCCTGGTCAACACTTCACTGTGAGCTGGAATCTGATATGTTCACTCAGTGGTTCAATCGACTGAtccaaaggttcggtcgaccgatcaaggccgaCTATTCAACCTGCAACATGTTAGGTCCCTACAAAATAGAAttagacaaatagcaaataatagtAAAGAAATATATGACTTTTGACAACCTTCAGACTATCTGGTTATGACTTTCGGATTTCactagaaaccctaggttgaactaaCGCCTTTTATTCCCTtttcggggaacgcatcctcacctactcctctcaggagagtttactttttgctagattggtcctccagaccatccAGACTTTTGCTCAATGCCCGAGACTTCATGTCTTTATGCTAGACGTCCGCTCCAcaacccgtccagactttcacctagtccgcaaccaccaggattttcacctagagtcctcgactctaggatttcaccaaAAGTAcacgacctgccaagactttccagaacctagggttatcaccccctaagacctagggttacctccccctagagtttttcataacctagggttactaccccctaggacctagggttacctcccatAGAGTtttctataacctagggttaccaccccctaggatctagggttaccttcccctagagtttttcataacctagggttactaccccctaggacctagggttacctcccctaggggtttctataacctagggttaccacccctaagacctagggttacctcctctaggggtttccacctgcctagtattcactaggacttttatctaagaacacttaggactttcctgcaagctcaatcacccttgttagataacaagactaTTGATTAGTCCTAGGAAAAACATACCGGTTCAACTATAtagaaattttgtacaagtgtcgaacctttccttaaataacctattgtgttctttagaagttaaattaggaatcgcagacggaacttaacatcattgattccaaatttaacttatttgttcttaatggtttagatttaaatcgcaagcggaacttaatactattgattcaaatccacctatgttattaattccattaaatattaatttccaaaattggcttccaggactgcatggcgaggcatatggccttcttggatatgggagcaaccaccaccacctagataaagccttttaaggaaaactaatatttaatttccttaaataactctaggttaagcaaaaagaacaatcgaatcacaaattcgaaaacaaagaaaacacaaattcgaaaacctaattcgaaatactagatctaatgcctcttgtgtttgaaattcttacaaaaagaaataactagcatgatgtggaaaacaattgttaattatacattctctttgtaaactaataacctcgagatcttctgtcgtattcgttgcctcgccttggatgtcgtgtgggcgatgatcctccaagatgaacaccacccaaaagctttcttcctcttcctctaaaatccggccaccaccaccactaaggagaagagagcaaaagggaaaagaagagaagaaagagagagggccggccacaccaaaatctccaagcaagagaataagaattgttatctcatgaagcctcgtcaccccttcttttataatacttgccaaaggtaaataagggaagaattttaaaaaaaaattaaaatcttcctctagtttttccttttccctttttattttccttttctttcctcttgattgaatcaatcaccaaatcaatttggatgatgatttatttttattttctttttggccggccaccttgcttaggcaccaagcaaggttggccgATCCTCATAAGAGGaaagaaatataataattttttataaaattttacaagaagaaatcctcttataaaattttataagctctcttctaatctcctaaagtaggagttaaaaaaggaaagttctaaaaaattaaaaccatgttttaaaattgaaaacttctcttataaaatttccttttttaacatggtgatagaaaatttaaattttaaaacttatcttccttttttttcttaaaccatgaggatggttaaaaaaggaaagttttaaaaccttttaaactttctttaaaaacatgtggcctaattcaaataaggaaagttttaaaaattaaaaatctcccttttaaaacttgtagttttctacaaagagaacattttaaaaattcaaaacacccctccttgtttgaattattgtggtcggcccctatttgTTTGATCATCAAACAATAGGTTGGCCCCCATAGAAGAGAATGTGGTCggtccttgcttggtcaccaagcattggactggcccccttcttggacaccaagatagacttatatttggatggacttgaaggAGGTGTCGTGCTTAAAGGCATAGCCAAGGAACTAGTGAGACACTAgctgtgccaaatggcatggccagGAGGAATCCCACAGCACAGAAGCTGTTCAGGCCATTCCAAATGGCACAGCCAGGAGCCAACTCATACAGATTTCCAGAGTAGAAATGAACTTGGCTATGCCTTGAGGCACAGCCATGCCTCTAAAAGCCAAAAAAAATACAAGTTTAAAGCTCAGGTCGTGTCAAATAGCACGACTTAGGAGGCCTAAACAGAGCAATCTCTGCTctggtcatgccatttggcacggccagaAGCCAGAGATAGTTCTTGTCGTGCTAAATGACATGGTCAGGTGCCCAGAACCAAAACCAACTTGACTTtggtcatgccaaatggcacagccAAACAACCAGAGAGGGGCCTCgcccatgccaaatggcatgggtCGTGCCCCTGGGCACGACTACCTGTgccctcacctctatataagaGGCACTTCATCCCCTTTATAGAGGGAGGAAGTTCCAAGGTGGGAGGAGACTCTCTAGGTTAAATCTTTGCACCTGGAGTCATTATCTAGACGATCCAAGGTTGTTTTACTACTCCATCCTCGTCGACACTCCAGGATCTGCATCCAAGGGCTTTACTTGACATCAATGGATAAGCTTTTTCTCCCCTTCTTTTGGGGGTTCAAAATTTCTATGATTTTGAGTTCTTGGATTGTATATCTTTCAATTATGGAGTAGATCTGCGTTGTTTTAAGATGTATgaagtaattgtaatgtgtggatGATGTAAAACTCTATGGAATTGTCAATCTCCTTGTTTAATGAAGCTTGTATAACACTTGTTCTATTTGATGAAATGCTTTCAAGAAGGCTTTCTTTATTGacatgaatttatctatctagattaTATTTTTGTATGCGTAGATCTCATTTTTGCACTAGATACATTGCTGTGTGTCTAAATCTAAGCAtgtgttacgaaccgcaagtgtacggttacgtcgtcagtaataataaaagttaacttcgcacggcgaattatctagacaaacacaAGATTGATTAGaaagaaagtaagagaaagaaaGAGGAAACAGAGACAATagatcttgagaggggttgagcaagaggatggtggatgatagattctaggatttcaatttTCTTGTAATGCTAgatgatgttacatagattgcttaattTCTATcttctatgttcatgctcttgtaggaagttagattcattaccgactctcccctgcagtTGATAAGCcgacatgatctcctactccatgtcctatgatactaaatggaagtgattcctataaaGTCCGTTAGTGGGGCATCCCTGTCATGGCGTCCcttggtcatacaacatagaaacacactaacatgcaataacatagaaatagaaataatgattatgctcgattccctacttccttgtggagacttgcttctcctttcaaggtgataccctagacgtccgttagcggggcagctctgtcacgacacccctcggtcatacgatctagggtatcccccctacgagattaacaattctacacaactaTTTGATAAGATAttcaaaagatatatatataagaattcacacacacacatcataaaacaagaacaaggcattaacaagtcattgaatagaaacatgacaAATCCACATagtttacatctccatcacattacaaatacttcctacatcataaatctagagatctactctattTTTAAGGAAGAACAATctcaaaacataaagaaaagcatacttacaaccctagatgtgagaagaaggggaagaagagatgcttgccaatGATTTTGATGTCTTGgagatgcctccttgctccggagatggacggatcgaTGAGGAATggaggtggatgaagctctagggcttccccctaaggggagaacccttccccaaggagaagGACGAAGTCTCAAactcaagatgagtcaaagaatggggatcttgacccttttatacctcctccaagctgcccaGGAAAATCAGGATTATAGGGGTCCTGTAAACcaggtttttcacccattaaaccaggttttctcgtgattcaccatgaaccaaagttgtatctcttgaaattatcttcaatctgatacttggatagAGCCCTGGCTCtaaccgagccgaaagttatggcggttcaaagtttggtctgcagtctgggcggaggtccagttgaacccgcggttaggaggcacggtcgtgccatttagcacgggtAGAAAATGCTTTatctctgttggatctgaagtaaagttgtagatattgaagtcagctacgttttgGTATAAAAATCATCCAAAAAATCCAACTGAGCTCAAAGTTATGGTTGTTTTACGAACGACCTACAATctacccagaattcagcacagctctattttggcgtggcacggcccgtgttcttcgtcacacggccgtgtggaatccacacggcctcacacaaCTTCCTCTCAAGTTGAGTCACACGATCGTGaggctcacacggtcgtggccctTTTCTTCTCTAccgaggtcacacggccgtgtggattcacacggccgtggccttcttcGTCTCTGGAAAATTGGCACGGTCATGTGTTGCTTAGCCACGGGatgttggcacggtcgtgtgtctcacacggccatggcccTCTTCAAATTTGGAACATTGGCacagccgtgccatttggcacgaccaaagCATAatagccacacgaccatgtggcctaCATGCCCCTAGCTCTTGTGTGCGTTTTAGCTCTATTTTCGTTCCAAATAGCGTCCTATCAATAGAAACAAGCAAATAGCAAATCTTcgaaaaaaatataatagaagtatgacattataaagaaatagggtgcaataaacatagattatgccaatgaatacaagtagatgtgcgtccaaacatgcataaaagtgtatataatctacgcacatcagcatGAACCTGAAGTTTTATTGAATGGATGCATAGATTGTTACCTATTTTAAGTGTATGTTCCAATATAGCTCAGCATGGCTTTAGGATGTTTGTTTAACGTTGAATATCTAAGATAACTATCCTCTATATGGATTATAACCTCTCAAGggaaaataattctatgtataGATGAGTCTTTCACTTGACCTAATGAGCTTTCCCTAATCATATGCTATgcaagtgacctacgtaatctagagacgtaAACCTGGGGAGGCCTTGGGACAAGAAGTACTCTACTGAAAATCTGGACtttctaagttacttcttcacttaaTGACATATTTGGTTACTAGTAGGAAAGGTACTCCGATACACCATCACGGGGTGGTAATCAGTAGTAGTTTAGATCATCCTGCAAACATAGAAGTGGAGAACTAGGATTGGGTAAATACATAGCACAACATTCACCAATACAGTGAAACGGAAGGCCTAGAATATCTTATTGAATTCAGGGTTTCCTTAATTATCTTTCTTCTATTTTCACATTTTGGTTGATAAGCTCAAATCAAATAATTATTGATTATGTCTAGATGAATTCGAAGTGTAAAATCAATTAGCATTTGATCCTCAGTCCTCGTAGGATCAACTtacataaattttattacttgaggaCGCCCATGCGCTTGCGGGTTCACATCACCACCCTCATGCCACGGCTGGCCACGCCGCCATCCGGGTCGTCCGTATTGCTGTATGCAGCCAACACCGCCCTACGAGCCATCCACATTGCTGTACATTTCCATCCTTCGCATAGTTATTGTGTTTCGACTTTCGAGCCATCTGGCCTGAGAGCCGCTGCCATGTTCTGACTTGCGTGCTACGGTTTCTGGCCTTCGTGTCTTACAACCTATGTGCCACTGTCATGTTTTGCTTGTGtttaatggccaggggtcgattctcaggaactgacgacctggggtttaccccgccatacgcctatggcctgtgtacctgcatgaacctccctccatatccgtcgggccgacactagggggccgctaaggtagcagaTCTACCTTTGTGTGTCGTTGTTTTAGACCTTCATGCCTTCCggctgttggtccccgtgggtattttgatgtgatcaaccaagttggttaggtcctgctttgtgtttgatccctgtgtctgagtgtgcaggagcttaggagcacaggaagtcgagcggaagatgcagctagcgagaaggacggctgGATTAACAATTTCTTGCAATAGTTCTGagttgttagagtgtaaaaggcttctccgtcttcagtaaaggagatcttttctagtgcgctttatcatcgccctggattaacaaccttcttggttgtaaccaggttaaattctgtctctcttctatttctgccttttacttttattattattgctatttctttgagttgaaagacgaggagggtagttttaattttttcaggcaattcacccccctcttgccggcctccgctgcacctacaattggtatcagagctagaccgcctcagaaggactaaccgccgactgaagcacaacgatcaagatgaTGACCGGaacgaatattcatcccccgaagttcgacggagactttgcgACGTGGAAATGCCGGATGGAGGTAATTTTTAAAatcgacttcgatattttactaactatgaaatatggttttgaagttccgaaagacaaagaaaagcatcagtggagcaagaaggagcaggtcgagtttgttgccaacggaaaggcagaattccacctgctgagcgtgctgccaccacaagaggtaagtcgaatcgggaGCTACTCctccgcaaaagacctctgggaaaaattcctagagcttcacgaaggtacctcggaagctaagctagcgaggcgcgacatcctccggacccagttaacgaacctgcggatgaaccaaggcgagaaggtagcgcaactccaagcaaggatcaaagagctgatcacgcaactaaccaatcttagagaagaagtaacgaaccgggactcgatccggtgcgcgctcaacgccttcccgagaactctcgagtgggcctccttagtagatgcatactacatctctaaggacttcgaggtaagtactctagaatatttattttctacctttgaacttcacgaatctcgagttgcagagcccaatggagtagagaagactagtcagaacattgccttaaaggcaagaataaatggttctgacttcgaagcctcggtcgacgaatccgaagtggcactactggtaagacgcttcaataaattttttaaatctaataaatttagatcatagacaaagaggcatcagcaaagaaaaaggacagttcgttgctacaactgcaacgaagaaggacacatcaaagatgactgcccggaCTTGAAgaaaaaagggaaagagaaggaaaagacaaagtacaagaaaccagaatcatccaagcacaagaacctaaaggcaacttggtcagattcgtcttcttccgaatcagacgtcgaagtcTTCTCCGGGTTAGCGATGATGGCTAACCATCTTCCCGAAGATGACTCAAGCTCTGAGATGAGCataaatgaagggggaggaacatcagaagaagaaagatgcagtgaagggggagcatcaccgagtcaggtaagtaaggtgcgTAATCTAACCCCTACTTAGTCATTTCTATTCATCAAGTCTCTTtttaaagagttagatcaattagaaaaagaaaatgaacatttgaaattagataatgcaaaattgaaaaattgaaatctgctgcatgttcaaatgtttttcaaaaatctaaattaaaaatttttggtaaactaaactggtatattagaaagcatcaaggtcaacttaggaaaattcctaaaacttatgtaccccctagatttttaattaacccagtaggaaggaatctatactggattccaaaGTCTTTGATAAATTAGAACTATTGAAGTTAGAGCTTACAgcgagtaaattaaacaatgaatttctttatgaagctttgtctaatgaagtggttgttgctccaataaccaagaaggtctagtgcctcgccacgacctggaagccgaaatatcgaaataaaaatatttaattaactttctgatataagcattaaaattagaattaaataatgcattgaaaagtttttaaacattttcttagaaattctttacaatttttttctagaaaaatgtctcttgaaaagttttacttaaatttttttttcttagaaattatcttcaaaattaattttgacttagaaattaaaaattctaaaaattaattttgacttagaaatgtttttaccccgtttttgatgtgatcaaagggggagagaaaggtacaagtttggGGGGATagtatttttagaaattaaaaaatatttttttggttaactcttaatttagtagttgcaattttatttattgcaaactaatgtttaacatgttagtttagtaattttcttttaaaattacttttctgtctattttaaccctaacttgaacttgggttgatgcatatcaaaaaggaggagattgttagtcCCCGtttgtgttttgatgtgatcaaccaagttggttaggtcctgctttgtgcttgatccctgtgtttgaatgtgcaggagcttaggagtacaggaagtcgagcggaagacgcagctagcgagaaggacggcacgagaagggagtcgacgagctcggtgcgtccgaaggacgagagagctgtggaagagtactccggtggacaagaagaacgtgtgcggcgttcgagggacgagaaaccggacgaaagtctgctcgaggagaaggccgaaaattgggttcgggtgagccctatttcggttggctgaatcGCCCAAACTATCGGAGTATCGGAAGCCAACACAATGGAGCTGGAAAAAAAGCACAAGCTGGAAAACCAgcatgaaggcgccctcaacatgaaggcgccttcaacaggtcagttttgaccgtttgcgctgcggataaaattttatccgctgaccgagctggaggcgccttgaatcttgttagaggcgccttggaccctcgagatagactttccaggagctatataaaggctcctggagctaaGAAATAGTTATTCGATTTAGTgttcaactctgtaagcaattcctagcctTCCGGCCTGTGTGTCGTTGTTTCCGGTCTTAGAGTCGTTGCTATATTCCATCCTACGAGCCGCTATTATGTTTCATCACTGGATCCCTCGAGTCCTTCGACTCTGTGCTGTTCCGTCCTCCGGCTTTGTTTCATCCTCCGGCTTTGTGCCACTTTTGGCTCAATGCCACCTCTAACTTCGTTCCATCACTTTCGGCTCTGTGTTGCCTCCAACCCGCTCTTGTAGGCCTGGCTCTTCGGATGATTTGATTCCCCTTGCGGCTCATGGTGGCACTCTTCTATAACTTCACAGATATCTCAATGACCCCATCCCCTCCAGCTCAGAGGAACTTGATCAACTAGGACAGTTCAACCTCATATTCTTCTTGGTCATGATAATTTTATCAACATTACATAGAGCTCACCAATGACTCGTCCTTCCACGGATCTCTGCACTGGGATCACCTTTATTACCCccaaaaaatttttttaaaaaaaacaacagtGACGCTGTCTTATGCATAATAGTTTAACCATAAGATCTAGAGAATCAGTCTCTTCACTTTTGGCTCAACGACCTGATTTATATATTAGCGCAACATTAATCTAATTAAGCTCTACCCACTTCCCAATCAAGGAACCCAACTTTGACCCCAATCCAAACCCAAGAAATCCACAACAGGTAATTGCATCCACATTGTCatacatattaattaaatcaagCTTTCACTTGCACTTAATCCAAAAAATTTAAAGTAGGCCTTTTCGCAGTTTAAGTTAATGAATAACAGCAGTAGATCATTGCGCGACATTTTATATCGTAGTTGCATCGATCGATCATTACAAGCAATTTTAATTAAGCGGCTAGTTTTGTCAGAGATGtcgattaaataaataattaattaattactgcgGTCACCTCCGCGTTGTTTCACCACGCTCCCTCGCCGCGAAAAGCCCGCTCCCTTCCCTCGTTTCgttaattaattattagtttaaCTTTTCCAACACCTTTAAATTCTCTGTTCCTCTCGTATTGTTCGTCCCATCCATCCACATTACTGATTTGGCTGTACATTAATTCTTTTTTGATATAGTGGAATTGTGTGTCGCAGCGTTGAGTTAGTTTGCGATATTTCTTTGTTTTGGGTTGTTTGATTCATGGCTGAAAAGAGCAGTTCCGGCGATTCCCATGTTGAGGAGCCGCCGGCTAGAGAGAGGCTGACCCGGAGCTACCGCGGCGTACGGTTCAGGAGCGGCAAGTGGGTGTCGGAGATCCGGGAGCCCCGCAAGGCTAAGCGCATCTGGCTTGGCACCTACCCCACCGCCGAGATGGCTGCCGCCGCCTACGACGTCGCAGCACATGCCCTCCGCGGCCCCGACGCCATCCTCAACTTCCCCGACGAGATCGCCCGGCGCCCTACGCCGGCTTCACCCTCTCACGCCGATATTCGCACCGCTGCAGCCGAGGCAGCCGCTTCCTCGAAGTTGCTTCCGAAGCAGGAAGGGAAGCCGGAGGAGGCGCCGATTCCGCCGAAGACAGACGAGGAGGTAGGGCCGGGCGAGGAGAAAGAGACAGCTACAACGGCGGGGGTAGGTCTGGAACCGGGGAAATATATAGATGAAGAGGAGATGTTTGAGATGCCCAAGTTGCTGATGAACATGGCGGAGGGGATGCTGATGAGCCCACCGAGGCTGAGTCCACGTCACTCCGACGACTCGCCGGAGACTTCTGACGGCGGCAATTTGTGGACTTATCCTTAATCCGTACAAGAAAACACGTACGTATATGGATTCAATATATATACGTACGTATATAtgtctgtatatatatatatatgcgctAGCAGCTACATTCTACGTGCGTTCGTACATGGTGCAATGAAATGAGAACGGATCCTCTGCGCCCGCGTCCCCTGCGCCCTCTGCGCCCGTCGCTACACGACAAAAAAAAACACGTGCTTagcgcaaaaaaaaaataataataataatatttgccGCGACAATTCGTCGCGACAACTTGCCGCGACAacgcactgatcggtctgtagaccgatcaggagataaCCTGATCGGTCTAAAGACCGATCAGTAATGGCTTTCTCGAATCTTCTGCTCTCAATTCCTCCTTTCCATCGCTTGGGTCAGCGTGCGTGTCCACGGATACCACTCCCTGAAACAAAAAGGCATCAGTTGGCCTGCGGTTTCTGGCCATCGTTCACAGGTTCCAACCAAAACCATGGGGCTCCTCACTCGCTATATACCCATCACCACCTCACTCTGCAAACCTCACTGAAAGCACcaggaagagaaagaagaagaagaagatgatctcCTTGCAGTCATGGGTCGCCGAGCACAAGCTCACAAGCATCGGTAGCCATCACCTTCCCTTGCTCCATCACTCTGTTTTCCGGTTCGACGCCGAACTGATCAACTAATCCCGTAGAGTTTGTGTTTGTAATGAATCAAGGTGCTGTTTGGGCTTCGGCGCTGGGGACGTCGATGGCGGTGGGAGAAGagggcttttttttttttttgcgctaAGCACGTGTTTTTTTTTGTCGTGTAGCGACGGGCGCAGAGGGCGCAGGGGACGCGGGCGCAGAAGATCCGTTCTCCAATGAAATGCCGTGTACGAAGTCTGCATTAATTGGCTGACCAATGATCAGTCGGGTTTGTGGTCGGGTTTGAAGCCACAGATGTCTGTTAAAAAATTATCTAGCTTTCGGC from Zingiber officinale cultivar Zhangliang chromosome 6B, Zo_v1.1, whole genome shotgun sequence carries:
- the LOC121990609 gene encoding ethylene-responsive transcription factor ERF027-like, whose translation is MAEKSSSGDSHVEEPPARERLTRSYRGVRFRSGKWVSEIREPRKAKRIWLGTYPTAEMAAAAYDVAAHALRGPDAILNFPDEIARRPTPASPSHADIRTAAAEAAASSKLLPKQEGKPEEAPIPPKTDEEVGPGEEKETATTAGVGLEPGKYIDEEEMFEMPKLLMNMAEGMLMSPPRLSPRHSDDSPETSDGGNLWTYP